From a single Kitasatospora azatica KCTC 9699 genomic region:
- a CDS encoding TetR/AcrR family transcriptional regulator, with protein sequence MAENPNRTTYTVDSLLAVTVQVFNTRGYDGTSMEDLSRAAGISKSSIYHHVRGKEELLRLAVGRALDGLFGILDEPAAVEGRPVDRLEHVVRRTTEVLMAELPYVTLLLRVRGNTGTEQWALERRRDFDHRVAELVREAVAAGELRADVEPRLATRLLFGMINSIVEWYRPGTSHTDGVADAVVHLAFDGLRA encoded by the coding sequence ATGGCCGAGAACCCGAACCGCACCACGTACACCGTCGACTCGTTGCTCGCGGTCACGGTGCAGGTCTTCAACACGCGTGGTTACGACGGCACCTCGATGGAGGACCTGTCGCGGGCGGCCGGGATCTCCAAGTCCTCGATCTACCACCATGTGCGCGGCAAGGAGGAGCTGCTGCGACTGGCGGTCGGCCGGGCGCTGGACGGGCTGTTCGGCATCCTGGACGAGCCGGCGGCGGTCGAGGGGCGCCCGGTGGACCGGCTGGAGCACGTGGTGCGGCGCACCACCGAGGTGCTGATGGCCGAGCTGCCGTACGTCACCCTGCTGCTGCGGGTGCGTGGCAACACCGGCACCGAGCAGTGGGCGCTGGAGCGGCGACGGGACTTCGACCACCGGGTGGCGGAGCTGGTCCGGGAGGCGGTGGCGGCCGGTGAGCTGCGCGCCGACGTGGAGCCCCGACTGGCGACCCGGCTGCTCTTCGGGATGATCAACTCGATCGTGGAGTGGTACCGCCCGGGCACCTCGCACACGGACGGGGTGGCGGACGCGGTGGTCCACCTGGCCTTCGACGGCCTGCGGGCGTAG
- a CDS encoding alpha-ketoacid dehydrogenase subunit beta, whose translation MAQALNAALRDEMRADPTVHLLGEDVGQLGGVFRITDGLAAEFGADRCLDTPLAEAGILGTAIGMAMYGLRPVVEMQFDAFAYPAMEQLVSHVAKMRNRTAGKLALPITVRVPYGGGIGGVEHHSDSSEAYYAGTPGLHVVTPATVGDAYGLLRASIASDDPVIFLEPKRLYWSKAELDTAAEVAPVGRAVLRRTGRSAVLITYGPSLPVCLEAAEAAKAEGWDLAVLDLRSLVPFDDQTVCEVVRSVGRAVIVHESTGFGGVGAEIAARVTERCFHHLAAPVLRVTGFDIPYPPPMLEHHHLPGVDRILDAVAKLQWEE comes from the coding sequence ATGGCGCAGGCGCTCAACGCCGCGCTGCGCGACGAGATGCGCGCCGATCCGACCGTGCACCTGCTGGGCGAGGACGTCGGCCAGCTCGGCGGCGTCTTCCGGATCACCGACGGCCTGGCCGCCGAGTTCGGCGCCGACCGCTGCCTGGACACCCCGCTGGCCGAGGCGGGCATCCTGGGCACCGCCATCGGCATGGCGATGTACGGGCTGCGCCCGGTGGTGGAGATGCAGTTCGACGCCTTCGCCTACCCGGCGATGGAGCAGCTCGTCTCGCACGTCGCCAAGATGCGCAACCGCACGGCCGGCAAGCTGGCGCTGCCGATCACCGTCCGGGTGCCGTACGGCGGCGGCATCGGCGGGGTCGAGCACCACAGCGACTCCTCCGAGGCGTACTACGCGGGCACCCCCGGCCTGCACGTGGTCACCCCGGCCACCGTCGGCGACGCCTACGGGCTGCTGCGCGCCTCGATCGCCTCCGACGACCCGGTGATCTTCCTGGAGCCCAAGCGGCTCTACTGGTCCAAGGCGGAGCTGGACACCGCCGCCGAGGTCGCGCCGGTGGGCCGCGCGGTGCTGCGCCGCACCGGGCGCTCGGCGGTGCTGATCACCTACGGCCCCTCGCTGCCGGTCTGCCTGGAGGCGGCCGAGGCGGCCAAGGCCGAGGGCTGGGACCTCGCGGTGCTGGACCTGCGCTCGCTGGTGCCGTTCGACGACCAGACGGTCTGCGAGGTGGTCCGCTCGGTCGGCCGCGCGGTGATCGTGCACGAGTCGACCGGCTTCGGCGGCGTCGGCGCCGAGATCGCCGCCCGGGTCACCGAGCGGTGCTTCCACCACCTGGCCGCCCCCGTGCTGCGGGTCACCGGCTTCGACATCCCGTACCCGCCGCCGATGCTCGAGCACCACCACCTCCCCGGGGTGGACCGGATCCTGGACGCGGTCGCCAAACTGCAGTGGGAGGAGTGA
- a CDS encoding ATP-binding protein yields the protein MPSCTLPISPEPPDWSAARQELRDLLTAAGWSAELIADAELALHELFVNAWKHGGSPAPVVVVALLADRALRTLRVSVADDSPALPEQRTRSADPYELSGRGLHLVRSLTHRFGAAPHRRGGKRVWFELDSAA from the coding sequence ATGCCTTCCTGCACCCTGCCCATCTCCCCCGAGCCGCCCGACTGGTCCGCCGCCCGGCAGGAGCTGCGCGACCTCCTTACCGCCGCCGGCTGGTCCGCCGAGCTCATCGCGGACGCCGAGCTCGCCCTGCACGAGCTCTTCGTCAATGCCTGGAAGCACGGCGGCAGTCCCGCGCCCGTCGTGGTGGTCGCGCTCCTCGCCGACCGGGCGCTGCGCACGCTCCGGGTGTCCGTCGCCGACGACAGCCCAGCCCTGCCCGAGCAGCGCACCCGCTCCGCCGACCCCTACGAGCTGTCCGGCCGGGGCCTGCACCTGGTCCGCTCGCTCACCCACCGGTTCGGCGCCGCCCCGCACCGGCGCGGGGGCAAGCGCGTCTGGTTCGAGTTGGACTCCGCCGCATGA
- the pdhA gene encoding pyruvate dehydrogenase (acetyl-transferring) E1 component subunit alpha, with translation MTVLDHRPTMPVPGWLPGATGPRTDPAPLLPDDSPVRVLGTTGLDKYDPDLLRELYRRLVVGRRYNQQATTLTKQGRLAVYPSSTGQEACEVAAAMVLQEQDWLFPSYRDTLAVVGRGVDPLQALTLLRGNAHTGYDPRATRTAPLCTPLATQAPHAVGLAHAARLRGESVVALAMLGDGGTSEGDFHEALNFAAVLNAPVVFLVQNNGYAISVPLTKQSAAPSLAHKAVGYGMPGRLVDGNDVVAVHEVLAEAMERARSGGGPTLVEALTYRLEAHTNADDATRYRQSEEVTAWQEHDPVLLMERQLKALGLLDEAAVSSASEQAEALAARMRAEFHAEPQLDPASLFAHVYAEPTTQLREQAEQLAAELAAEGDR, from the coding sequence ATGACCGTCCTCGACCACCGGCCCACGATGCCGGTGCCCGGCTGGCTGCCCGGTGCGACCGGCCCCCGGACCGATCCCGCACCCCTGCTGCCCGACGACTCCCCGGTCCGGGTGCTCGGCACCACCGGCCTGGACAAGTACGACCCCGACCTGCTGCGCGAGCTGTACCGCCGCCTGGTGGTCGGCCGCCGCTACAACCAGCAGGCCACCACCCTCACCAAGCAGGGCCGGCTGGCCGTCTACCCGTCCTCCACCGGCCAGGAGGCCTGTGAGGTGGCGGCCGCGATGGTCCTGCAGGAGCAGGACTGGCTCTTCCCGAGCTACCGCGACACCCTCGCGGTGGTCGGCCGCGGCGTCGACCCGCTGCAGGCCCTCACCCTGCTGCGCGGCAACGCGCACACCGGCTACGACCCCCGGGCCACCCGCACCGCCCCGCTCTGCACCCCGCTGGCCACCCAGGCCCCGCACGCGGTCGGCCTGGCGCACGCCGCCCGGCTGCGCGGCGAGTCGGTGGTGGCGCTGGCCATGCTCGGCGACGGCGGCACCAGCGAGGGCGACTTCCACGAGGCGCTGAACTTCGCCGCCGTGCTGAACGCCCCCGTGGTCTTCCTGGTGCAGAACAACGGCTACGCCATCTCCGTCCCGCTCACCAAGCAGTCCGCCGCCCCGAGCCTGGCCCACAAGGCCGTCGGCTACGGCATGCCGGGCCGACTGGTCGACGGCAACGACGTGGTGGCCGTGCACGAGGTGCTCGCTGAGGCGATGGAGCGCGCCCGCAGCGGCGGTGGCCCGACCCTGGTCGAGGCGCTGACCTACCGGCTGGAGGCGCACACCAACGCCGACGACGCCACCCGCTACCGCCAGTCGGAGGAGGTGACGGCCTGGCAGGAGCACGACCCGGTGCTGCTGATGGAGCGTCAGCTCAAGGCCCTCGGACTGCTGGACGAGGCCGCCGTGAGCAGCGCGAGCGAGCAGGCGGAGGCACTGGCGGCCCGGATGCGGGCCGAGTTCCACGCCGAGCCGCAGCTCGACCCGGCGAGCCTGTTCGCCCATGTGTACGCCGAGCCGACCACCCAACTGCGCGAGCAGGCCGAGCAGCTGGCGGCCGAGCTGGCAGCGGAGGGCGACCGGTGA
- the paaN gene encoding phenylacetic acid degradation protein PaaN, with the protein MAPVDELIERHKDTLSRALTALAERDYWSPYPEFPKAYGETGQADGQAAFDSLLGSPFALPGHPAAGDLVGTEVSPYGIELDISYPRAEVDALLAAAATAAPGWAAASPAARAAVCLEILARINARSHEMAQAVMHTTGQAYGMAFQAGGPHAQDRGLEAVAYAYAEQAKLPAKAGWTKPQGKRDPLVLSKEFITVPRGTALVIGCNTFPTWNGYPGLFASLATGNPVVVKPHPRAVLPLALTVRIARDVLGEAGFDPNLVTLAAERDREGVAKTLALHPDVRIIDYTGSTEFGDWLEQNAKQALVYTEKAGVNIVVIDSTDDYKGMLNNLAFALSLYTGQMCTTPQNILIPRTGVDTDQGTKSYDEVVADLGRAIEGLLGDDARAAAILGAVVNPAVLQRSAAAAGGEYGDLALAPRVVESAEFPGATIRTPALVKVEAHKPDDRAHFLTECFGPVYFAVAVDSTADAVELLRQSVTENGAMTATGYTTSPEVDQQLVRACLDSGVCLSLNLTGGVYPNQTAAFSDLHGTGANPAANAAYTDAAFVANRFRVVEVRRPA; encoded by the coding sequence ATGGCCCCCGTCGACGAACTGATCGAGCGTCACAAGGACACCCTCTCCCGGGCGCTGACCGCGCTCGCCGAGCGGGACTACTGGTCGCCGTACCCCGAGTTCCCCAAGGCCTACGGTGAGACCGGCCAGGCCGACGGACAGGCCGCCTTCGACTCGCTGCTCGGCAGCCCGTTCGCGCTGCCCGGCCACCCGGCGGCCGGCGACCTGGTCGGCACCGAGGTCTCGCCGTACGGGATCGAGCTGGACATCAGCTACCCGCGCGCCGAGGTGGACGCGCTGCTCGCCGCCGCCGCCACGGCCGCCCCCGGCTGGGCCGCCGCGAGCCCGGCCGCGCGCGCCGCCGTCTGCCTGGAGATCCTGGCCCGGATCAACGCCCGCTCGCACGAGATGGCCCAGGCCGTCATGCACACCACCGGCCAGGCCTACGGGATGGCCTTCCAGGCCGGCGGCCCGCACGCCCAGGACCGCGGCCTGGAGGCGGTGGCCTACGCCTACGCCGAGCAGGCCAAGCTGCCCGCCAAGGCCGGCTGGACCAAGCCGCAGGGCAAGCGGGATCCGCTGGTGCTGTCCAAGGAGTTCATCACCGTCCCGCGCGGCACCGCGCTGGTGATCGGCTGCAACACCTTCCCCACCTGGAACGGCTACCCGGGCCTGTTCGCCTCGCTGGCCACCGGCAACCCGGTCGTGGTCAAGCCGCACCCGCGCGCGGTGCTGCCGCTGGCGCTGACCGTGCGGATCGCCCGCGACGTGCTGGGCGAGGCCGGCTTCGACCCGAACCTGGTCACGCTGGCCGCCGAGCGCGACCGCGAGGGCGTCGCGAAGACGCTCGCGCTCCACCCGGACGTGCGGATCATCGACTACACCGGCTCCACGGAGTTCGGCGACTGGCTGGAGCAGAACGCCAAGCAGGCGCTGGTCTACACCGAGAAGGCCGGCGTCAACATCGTCGTCATCGACTCCACCGACGACTACAAGGGCATGCTCAACAACCTGGCCTTCGCCCTCTCGCTCTACACCGGCCAGATGTGCACCACCCCGCAGAACATCCTGATCCCGCGCACCGGCGTCGACACCGACCAGGGCACCAAGTCCTACGACGAGGTGGTCGCCGACCTCGGCCGCGCGATCGAGGGCCTGCTCGGCGACGACGCCCGCGCCGCCGCGATCCTGGGCGCCGTGGTCAACCCGGCGGTGCTGCAGCGCAGCGCGGCCGCCGCCGGCGGCGAGTACGGCGACCTCGCGCTCGCCCCGCGCGTGGTGGAGTCCGCCGAGTTCCCCGGCGCCACCATCCGCACCCCCGCCCTGGTCAAGGTCGAGGCGCACAAGCCGGACGACCGTGCGCACTTCCTCACCGAGTGCTTCGGCCCCGTCTACTTCGCGGTCGCCGTCGACTCCACCGCCGACGCCGTCGAGCTGCTGCGCCAGAGCGTCACGGAGAACGGCGCGATGACCGCCACCGGCTACACCACCTCCCCCGAGGTGGACCAGCAGCTCGTCCGGGCCTGCCTGGACAGCGGCGTCTGCCTGTCGCTCAACCTCACCGGCGGCGTCTACCCCAACCAGACCGCCGCCTTCTCCGACCTGCACGGCACCGGCGCCAACCCGGCCGCCAACGCCGCCTACACGGACGCCGCCTTCGTGGCGAACCGCTTCCGCGTGGTCGAGGTCCGCCGCCCGGCCTGA
- the argS gene encoding arginine--tRNA ligase has translation MTEVLAVMSLAEETVAAAMARVLPPELSERDPLVRPSEHADFQSNVALSLAKQAGRPPRELARALHAELADGAVSATLSGPGFLNLRVSDAQLWTQVGARLADHRLGVGEPLSGTRTVVDYSAPGIAKELHVGHLRSTVIGDALVRVLGFLGTEVVRQNHLGDWGTQFGMLIQYLEEHPEAGWQQGGPGERVSALDGLYRAARQKFDADPEFVERARLRVVALQAGDEATLAVWRELVAVSTHAFQQVYDRLGVLLTPEDVVGESAFNPFLDEVVAELVEAGVAVESDGALCVFFEDVTGPDGAPVPLIVRKKDGGYGYPATDLAALRYRLQKLRVDRILYVVDARQSLHFQMVFATARRAGWLTDPVEVVHVPFGMVMGPGGTPFKTRSGTTVRLADLLDAAVEGARRAVADKPHELGGEALETVIRAAGIGAVKYADLSSSRAKNYVFDIEQMVSLQGNTGVYLQYAHARVRRILDKAPAQASASPLDPTAPLHPAERALILLLDGFDAVLREVAAELEPHRLCGYLFSLAKALTDFYGACPVLKAETAGLRTNRLALCRLTAQTLAKGLDLLGLQSPERM, from the coding sequence GTGACCGAGGTACTTGCCGTGATGAGCCTTGCGGAGGAGACCGTGGCGGCCGCCATGGCCCGCGTCCTGCCGCCGGAGCTGTCCGAGCGAGACCCGCTGGTCCGACCCTCCGAGCACGCCGACTTCCAGTCCAACGTGGCGCTCTCACTGGCCAAGCAGGCCGGTCGGCCGCCACGCGAGCTGGCCCGGGCACTGCACGCCGAGCTGGCCGACGGCGCCGTCAGCGCCACCCTGTCCGGGCCCGGGTTCCTGAACCTGCGGGTCAGCGACGCGCAGCTGTGGACGCAGGTCGGGGCCCGGCTCGCGGACCACCGGCTGGGCGTCGGCGAGCCGCTGAGCGGCACCCGGACGGTGGTCGACTACTCGGCGCCGGGCATCGCCAAGGAGCTGCACGTCGGCCACCTGCGGTCCACCGTGATCGGGGACGCCCTGGTCCGGGTGCTGGGCTTCCTGGGCACCGAGGTGGTCCGGCAGAACCACCTGGGCGACTGGGGCACCCAGTTCGGCATGCTGATCCAGTACCTCGAGGAGCACCCCGAGGCCGGCTGGCAGCAGGGCGGTCCGGGCGAGCGGGTCAGCGCCCTGGACGGGCTGTACCGGGCGGCGCGGCAGAAGTTCGACGCCGACCCGGAGTTCGTCGAGCGGGCCCGGCTGCGGGTGGTCGCGCTGCAGGCCGGCGACGAGGCGACGCTGGCGGTCTGGCGGGAGCTGGTCGCCGTCTCCACCCACGCGTTCCAGCAGGTGTACGACCGGCTCGGAGTGCTGCTCACGCCCGAGGACGTGGTCGGCGAGTCGGCCTTCAACCCGTTCCTGGACGAGGTCGTGGCGGAGCTGGTCGAGGCCGGTGTCGCGGTGGAGAGCGACGGCGCGCTGTGCGTCTTCTTCGAGGACGTCACCGGGCCCGACGGCGCTCCGGTGCCGCTGATCGTCCGGAAGAAGGACGGCGGCTACGGCTACCCGGCCACCGACCTGGCCGCGCTGCGGTACCGGCTGCAGAAGCTGCGGGTCGACCGGATCCTCTACGTGGTCGACGCCCGGCAGTCGCTGCACTTCCAGATGGTCTTCGCCACCGCTCGGCGGGCCGGCTGGCTGACGGACCCGGTCGAGGTGGTGCACGTGCCGTTCGGGATGGTGATGGGCCCGGGCGGGACGCCGTTCAAGACGCGGTCCGGCACCACCGTGCGGCTCGCCGACCTGCTGGACGCGGCGGTGGAGGGTGCCCGCCGGGCGGTGGCGGACAAGCCGCACGAGCTGGGCGGCGAGGCGCTGGAGACGGTGATCCGGGCGGCGGGCATCGGCGCGGTCAAGTACGCGGACCTGTCGAGCTCCCGGGCGAAGAACTACGTCTTCGACATCGAGCAGATGGTCTCGCTGCAGGGCAACACCGGTGTCTACCTGCAGTACGCGCACGCCCGGGTCCGGCGGATCCTGGACAAGGCGCCGGCGCAGGCGTCGGCCTCGCCGCTCGACCCGACCGCGCCACTGCACCCGGCGGAGCGCGCGCTGATCCTGCTGCTCGACGGCTTCGACGCGGTGCTGCGCGAGGTGGCGGCCGAACTGGAACCGCACCGGCTCTGCGGCTACCTGTTCTCCCTCGCGAAGGCGCTCACCGACTTCTACGGCGCCTGCCCCGTCCTCAAGGCGGAGACGGCGGGCCTGCGGACCAACCGGCTGGCGCTGTGCCGGCTGACGGCGCAGACCCTGGCCAAGGGGCTGGACCTGCTCGGCCTGCAGTCGCCGGAACGGATGTAG
- a CDS encoding helix-turn-helix domain-containing protein gives MGAELRRMREQAGLGGSELARLLGVAPAQITQMETARTGISVERLYAIADLCMCTNEPLVHALADMITDRSKGGWWEEYQGVLSSNFLDVAELEGHATELTSFNLAYIPGMLQTRSYANSLFTRGLLPLPKQEIDIRTTFRLRRQQVVRSGKTPYSALLHEAALRGQFGGRAVLCDQLSSRIEDSELPGISIRVVPFDAAVLPIPSEDIGHMAGPVPELDTVQVDAFYGSHLVESPAQLGRYRAALERVGSMALSEHQSRDFIRSIMEEMQTRHD, from the coding sequence GTGGGTGCCGAGCTGCGCAGGATGCGGGAGCAGGCCGGCCTCGGAGGTAGCGAACTCGCCCGGCTGCTCGGCGTCGCTCCGGCTCAGATCACGCAGATGGAGACGGCGAGGACCGGGATCAGCGTGGAACGCCTGTATGCCATCGCCGATCTGTGCATGTGCACCAACGAGCCCCTCGTGCATGCCCTGGCTGACATGATCACCGATCGAAGCAAGGGCGGATGGTGGGAGGAGTACCAGGGAGTGCTCTCAAGCAACTTCCTCGATGTCGCGGAACTGGAAGGGCACGCGACGGAGCTCACCAGCTTCAATTTGGCTTACATCCCCGGGATGCTTCAAACCCGCTCCTACGCCAACTCCCTGTTTACAAGAGGGCTTCTCCCCCTTCCGAAGCAGGAGATCGACATCAGGACCACCTTCCGCCTCCGCAGGCAGCAGGTGGTTCGGTCCGGCAAGACGCCGTACTCGGCGCTCCTGCACGAAGCCGCCCTGCGCGGCCAGTTTGGCGGGCGTGCAGTGCTCTGCGACCAGCTGTCCTCGCGCATCGAGGACTCCGAGCTTCCTGGGATCTCCATCAGAGTCGTGCCGTTCGATGCGGCAGTCCTTCCGATCCCCAGCGAGGACATCGGCCACATGGCAGGGCCAGTACCGGAGTTGGACACTGTCCAGGTGGATGCCTTCTACGGATCTCACCTCGTGGAGTCGCCCGCTCAGCTGGGACGTTATCGTGCAGCACTTGAGCGCGTCGGGTCTATGGCGCTCTCAGAACACCAATCACGAGATTTCATCCGCTCGATCATGGAAGAGATGCAGACCAGGCATGACTAG
- a CDS encoding DUF397 domain-containing protein, which yields MTSSAWQKSSYSTNSNECVEVRTADGLIELRESDEGDIIVRTTPTKFAKFLQGVKAGEFDHFAD from the coding sequence ATGACTAGTTCGGCGTGGCAGAAGTCCAGCTACAGCACCAACAGCAATGAGTGCGTCGAGGTCCGCACCGCCGATGGTCTGATCGAACTCCGCGAGTCCGACGAGGGCGACATCATCGTCCGCACCACCCCGACCAAGTTCGCCAAGTTCCTCCAGGGCGTCAAGGCCGGCGAGTTCGACCACTTCGCCGACTGA
- a CDS encoding helix-turn-helix domain-containing protein has protein sequence MSTDFQQARIALGLRLRELRTEGGLTGRQLADRLGWTQSKVSKLETGRQTATHDDLRAWAESVCQPQAAAELSARLRVFESQSRSWRRQLAAGHRPVQDRLTVEYERSAVLRAWEGSMIVGMLQTADYARHVFSAYVDLHQSPRDVEDAVRARVRRQESLYQPGKRYQIVMWEAALRARVCPPVVLAAQLDRLAGVIGLDTVRLGIVPFGAELALPPANGFWIYDERLVIVEDWHSELWLDQPDSVALYLRVWEAMAGAAVYDSDAWWQRHDRPHLSRLGLTITVAGEHRAWLDEPGVVIG, from the coding sequence GTGAGCACCGACTTCCAACAGGCTCGAATCGCCCTCGGTCTGCGGCTCCGCGAGCTGCGCACCGAGGGCGGTCTCACGGGGCGGCAGCTTGCTGACCGACTGGGTTGGACGCAGTCGAAGGTCAGCAAGCTGGAAACCGGTCGGCAGACCGCCACTCACGATGACCTCAGGGCCTGGGCGGAAAGTGTTTGTCAGCCCCAGGCGGCAGCTGAACTGTCGGCCAGGTTGCGGGTGTTCGAGTCGCAGTCGCGCTCTTGGCGACGGCAGTTGGCTGCCGGGCACAGGCCGGTGCAGGACAGGCTGACGGTCGAGTACGAGCGTTCGGCCGTCCTGCGTGCATGGGAGGGCTCGATGATCGTCGGCATGCTGCAAACCGCCGACTACGCCCGGCACGTATTCAGTGCGTATGTCGACCTCCACCAGTCACCGCGTGATGTCGAGGACGCCGTACGAGCCCGGGTCCGACGCCAGGAAAGCCTGTACCAGCCCGGCAAGCGCTACCAGATCGTCATGTGGGAGGCCGCCCTCCGCGCCCGGGTCTGCCCTCCGGTCGTGTTGGCCGCGCAGCTCGACCGGCTGGCCGGGGTGATCGGACTGGACACTGTTCGCCTGGGCATCGTGCCGTTCGGCGCCGAGCTTGCACTCCCTCCGGCCAACGGGTTCTGGATCTATGACGAGCGACTTGTCATCGTGGAGGACTGGCACTCCGAGCTCTGGTTGGACCAACCGGACAGCGTGGCGTTGTACCTGCGTGTCTGGGAGGCGATGGCTGGCGCGGCCGTCTACGACTCAGACGCCTGGTGGCAGCGCCATGACCGGCCACACCTGTCGCGGCTCGGCCTGACCATAACGGTGGCTGGCGAGCACCGGGCCTGGCTGGACGAGCCAGGGGTTGTGATCGGCTGA
- a CDS encoding Lrp/AsnC family transcriptional regulator: protein MGAEQMAGPGGRPPLPAQAVQPAQAERGLDRVDRSILRLLQQDGRASVRSVAERVHVSRANAYARIARMMEDGVIRGFTARVDHERAGQSASAYVTLKIVQNSWRSVRDQLLELPGVAHIALVGGEFDVLMLVHTADNRALRELVLGSVQSIPGVLSTQTLLVFEETDRVPPT from the coding sequence ATGGGCGCTGAACAAATGGCCGGACCGGGTGGCAGACCCCCGCTACCGGCCCAGGCAGTGCAGCCGGCGCAGGCCGAACGGGGCCTGGACCGGGTGGACCGGTCGATCCTGCGCCTGCTGCAGCAGGACGGCCGGGCCTCGGTGCGCTCGGTCGCCGAGCGGGTGCACGTCTCGCGGGCCAACGCCTACGCGCGGATCGCCCGGATGATGGAGGACGGGGTGATCCGCGGCTTCACCGCCCGGGTCGACCACGAACGGGCCGGGCAGAGCGCCAGCGCCTACGTCACCCTGAAGATCGTCCAGAACTCCTGGCGGAGCGTCCGCGACCAGCTGCTGGAGCTGCCGGGGGTGGCGCACATCGCGCTGGTCGGCGGCGAGTTCGACGTGCTGATGCTGGTGCACACCGCCGACAACCGGGCGCTGCGCGAGCTGGTGCTGGGCAGCGTGCAGTCGATCCCGGGGGTGCTCTCCACCCAGACCCTGCTGGTCTTCGAGGAGACCGACCGGGTGCCGCCGACCTAG
- a CDS encoding dihydrolipoamide acetyltransferase family protein, whose translation MPIVREFTLPDLGEGLTGAEVVRWLVEVGEVIAVDQPVVEVETAKAVVEVPCPYGGVVTALFGEVGEEREVGQPLVTVAVSPEPGAEVPMPEAENERPLVGYGVAEGGKGSRRRRVGGAPVAAPVAAPVAVAPAPAPAVVAVISPLVRKLARENGVELTALTGSGPDGLIMRADVERAIRAATAPVAVAAPVAATAGESVPLRGLRRTVAEKLTRSHHEIPAVTVWVDADATELLAVRAQMNQAPDAPKVSLLALFARICVAALARHPELNTSVDLDPTGHPVAIRRHQAVHLGFAAQSERGLVVPVVRDAQQLTTEQLGAELGRLTASARAGSLTPAELTGGTFTLNNYGVFGVDGSTPILNHPEAAMLGVGRITPKPWVFEGQLAVRQVTQLSFTFDHRVCDGGTAGGFLRFVADCVERPGMLLRQV comes from the coding sequence ATGCCGATCGTGCGCGAGTTCACCCTGCCCGACCTGGGCGAGGGGCTGACCGGTGCGGAGGTGGTGCGCTGGCTGGTGGAGGTCGGCGAGGTGATCGCCGTGGACCAGCCGGTGGTGGAGGTGGAGACCGCCAAGGCCGTGGTGGAGGTGCCCTGCCCGTACGGCGGGGTGGTCACCGCGCTCTTCGGCGAGGTGGGGGAGGAGCGCGAGGTCGGGCAGCCGCTGGTGACGGTGGCGGTCTCGCCGGAACCGGGGGCCGAGGTGCCCATGCCGGAGGCGGAGAACGAGCGCCCCCTGGTGGGCTACGGCGTGGCCGAGGGCGGCAAGGGCTCGCGCCGGCGGCGGGTGGGCGGTGCGCCTGTCGCCGCGCCGGTGGCCGCGCCGGTTGCTGTCGCACCCGCTCCCGCTCCCGCCGTGGTCGCCGTCATCTCGCCGCTGGTGCGCAAGCTGGCCCGGGAGAACGGCGTCGAGCTCACCGCGCTCACCGGCAGCGGCCCCGACGGTCTGATCATGCGGGCCGACGTGGAGCGGGCGATCAGGGCCGCGACTGCTCCGGTGGCTGTGGCGGCCCCGGTGGCCGCAACCGCCGGTGAGTCGGTGCCGCTGCGCGGCCTGCGCCGCACGGTGGCGGAGAAGCTCACCCGCAGCCACCACGAGATTCCGGCGGTCACCGTCTGGGTGGACGCGGACGCGACCGAACTGCTGGCCGTGCGCGCGCAGATGAACCAGGCACCGGACGCCCCGAAGGTCAGCCTGCTCGCGTTGTTCGCCCGGATCTGCGTGGCCGCACTGGCCCGCCACCCGGAGCTCAACACCAGCGTGGACCTGGACCCGACCGGCCACCCGGTGGCGATCCGCCGCCACCAGGCGGTCCATCTGGGCTTCGCCGCGCAGAGCGAGCGCGGCCTGGTGGTCCCGGTGGTGCGCGACGCCCAGCAGCTGACCACCGAGCAACTCGGCGCCGAGCTGGGCCGGTTGACGGCTTCCGCGCGGGCCGGTTCGCTCACTCCGGCCGAGCTGACCGGTGGCACCTTCACGCTCAACAACTACGGCGTCTTCGGCGTGGACGGCTCCACCCCGATCCTCAACCACCCGGAGGCGGCGATGCTCGGGGTCGGCCGGATCACGCCCAAGCCCTGGGTGTTCGAGGGGCAGTTGGCGGTCCGTCAGGTCACCCAGCTGTCGTTCACCTTCGACCACCGGGTCTGCGACGGCGGTACGGCGGGCGGCTTCCTGCGGTTCGTCGCGGACTGCGTGGAGCGACCGGGGATGCTGCTGCGGCAGGTCTGA